The sequence below is a genomic window from Armatimonadota bacterium.
GGCGGCGAGCGACCGGCCACGCGGGGAGGGAGGCCGGGGCGGTCCGGGTGGCGGACGGGGTCGGCGACGCCGTCGCGGCGGCCGCGGCGGCGGCCAGGGTGGTGGTCCAGCCGGCGGCCCGGGCGGCGGCCGGTCGGGCGGTGGCCCGGGCGGCCGCGCTGCCGGAAGCGGAGCGGGCCGGGGCCCGGGCCGGACGGCGGCCGGCCGGCCTGCTGGCGGCGGCCCGCGCAGCGGAGAGGGATCCCCGCCGGCCTGAACCGCCCCGCCGCCCGCGAGGCGGATCCGGAAGTCATGACGCAGCTCACCGAGCAGACGCGGCTCCCGAACGGCATCCGGGTGATCACCGAGACGATGCCGCAGGTGCGCACCGCCGCCCTCGGGGTGTGGATCGGTGCCGGCTCCCGCTACGAGCGCCCCGAGGTCCACGGGATCTCGCACTTCCTCGAGCACCTGCTCTTCAAGGGCACCACCAGCCGCACCGCCCTGGACATCGCCCAGCAGGTGGACGCCGTCGGGGGGCAGATGAACGCCTTCACGGACAAGGAGCTGACCTGCCTCTACGTGCGCGTCCTGGCCGACCACCTGCCGGTGGTGATGGAGATCATGGCCGACATGCTGTTGCGGTCGGCCTTCGACCCGCAGGCCATCGAGCGCGAGCGGCAGGTCATCCTGGAGGAGATCAAGAGCTACGAGGACTCCCCCGACGAGCTGGTGCAGGACCTCTTCGCCCAGACCATCTGGAACGGGCACCCGCTCGGCCGGCCGGTCATCGGCACGGTGGAGACGGTGCGCCGGCTCGACCGCGACGCCTTCCTGGCCTACGTGGGAGAACGGTACCGCCCCGACAACGCGGTGGTGGCCGCGGCCGGGGACGTCCTGCACGCCGGGGTCGTCCGCCTGGTCGAGGAGACGCTGGGCGACTGGCAGGGGAGCGCGGTTCCGGTGGCGCCGGAGGCCCCCGGCACCGACCCGGCCATCGTCGTCCGGACCAAGGCCACCGAGCAGGTGCACCTGGCGCTCGGGGCGCCGGCCCTGCCGCAGGCGCACGAGCGCCGCTACGTCCTCTCCGTGCTGGACAACCTGCTCGGCGGGGGGATGAGCAGCCGCCTCTTCCAGGAGATCCGGGAGAAGCGGGGGCTCGTCTACACGATCACCTCCTACGTGGCCGCCTACCGGGAGGGCGGGCTCTTCGTCATCTACGGGGCGATGAGCCCGGAGACCGCTCCGCAGGTGACGCGGCTCGTCCTCGAGGAGATCGAGAAGGTGAAGGACGCCGTCCCCGCCGACGAGCTGCGCCGGGCGCGGGAGTCGCTCAAGGGGGCGGTGATGCTCGGGCTGGAGTCGACCGGCAGCCGCATGGGCAAGCTGGCCCGCTCCGAGCTCTACTACGGGCGGCAGATCTCCCTGGACGAGATCCTGGCGCAGATCGACGCGGTGACGGCCGAGGACGTGCAGGCGATGGCCCGCGAGCTCCTCGTGCCGGAGCGCATGGCCATGGCGGCCATCGGGCCGTTCCGCACCGACGGCCGGCTGGAGGGGGAGCTGCGGGAGG
It includes:
- a CDS encoding pitrilysin family protein, translating into MTQLTEQTRLPNGIRVITETMPQVRTAALGVWIGAGSRYERPEVHGISHFLEHLLFKGTTSRTALDIAQQVDAVGGQMNAFTDKELTCLYVRVLADHLPVVMEIMADMLLRSAFDPQAIERERQVILEEIKSYEDSPDELVQDLFAQTIWNGHPLGRPVIGTVETVRRLDRDAFLAYVGERYRPDNAVVAAAGDVLHAGVVRLVEETLGDWQGSAVPVAPEAPGTDPAIVVRTKATEQVHLALGAPALPQAHERRYVLSVLDNLLGGGMSSRLFQEIREKRGLVYTITSYVAAYREGGLFVIYGAMSPETAPQVTRLVLEEIEKVKDAVPADELRRARESLKGAVMLGLESTGSRMGKLARSELYYGRQISLDEILAQIDAVTAEDVQAMARELLVPERMAMAAIGPFRTDGRLEGELREALRPGAAVA